In the Flavobacterium pallidum genome, one interval contains:
- the rodA gene encoding rod shape-determining protein RodA — protein MRNQSIRSNLDWITVMIYIVLVIMGWLNIYSSSLPEEGADLFDLSQFYGKQLLNIILAIPLIIMILSVDGKFYEKFAGVIYAATVLLVAGLFVFGKEVNGQTNWYSFGSFSLQPAEFAKIGASLALAKYLSDVQVNLKDVHRQVQALGIIFLPVLLIAPHDPGSALIFMVFFFVLYREGLPSWYLWTGFIAAILFVLSLVITTWSIILIAAIIIGFIYLRTRIVNRNIIFSGMMLILVSGFTVSTSYVFDHVFQQHHRDRFNILLGKKVDDKGIGYNLNQSKIAIGSGGLLGKGYLEGTQTKGGFVPEQHTDYIFTTVGEEWGFAGSMTVVLLFMGLIVRIIYMAERQKTKFSRVYGYCVASILFIHFFVNITMVMGLFPTIGVPLPMFSYGGSGLWGFTVLIFIFVKMDANKVNEW, from the coding sequence ATGAGGAACCAAAGCATCAGAAGCAATCTGGACTGGATCACGGTGATGATTTATATCGTATTGGTCATCATGGGATGGCTCAATATCTATTCGTCGTCGTTGCCCGAAGAAGGCGCCGATTTGTTTGACCTTTCGCAATTCTATGGCAAACAGCTGCTGAACATCATCCTGGCCATTCCGTTAATCATCATGATCCTTTCGGTGGACGGGAAGTTTTATGAAAAATTTGCCGGCGTGATTTATGCCGCCACTGTCCTCCTGGTGGCCGGTTTATTTGTATTTGGAAAAGAAGTGAACGGGCAGACAAACTGGTATTCGTTTGGCAGTTTCAGCCTGCAGCCTGCAGAGTTTGCAAAGATTGGTGCCTCTTTGGCGCTTGCAAAATACCTCAGCGACGTACAGGTCAACTTAAAGGACGTACACCGCCAGGTACAGGCATTGGGAATCATATTCCTGCCCGTATTGCTCATTGCGCCCCATGACCCGGGAAGCGCGCTGATATTCATGGTATTCTTTTTTGTGCTGTACCGCGAAGGATTGCCGTCATGGTATCTTTGGACTGGATTTATAGCTGCCATACTTTTCGTATTAAGCCTGGTCATCACCACCTGGTCTATCATCCTGATCGCAGCAATCATCATTGGGTTTATCTATTTAAGGACAAGGATTGTCAACAGGAATATTATTTTCAGTGGTATGATGCTGATTTTGGTTTCGGGATTTACGGTATCGACAAGCTATGTCTTCGACCACGTTTTCCAACAGCACCACCGCGACAGGTTTAATATCCTGCTGGGCAAAAAAGTAGACGACAAAGGCATCGGATACAACTTAAATCAATCTAAAATCGCCATCGGTTCCGGCGGACTGCTGGGCAAAGGTTACCTTGAAGGCACCCAGACCAAAGGGGGGTTCGTACCGGAGCAACACACCGATTATATCTTCACTACTGTTGGTGAAGAGTGGGGGTTCGCAGGCTCTATGACGGTCGTTTTACTTTTCATGGGGCTGATCGTAAGGATCATTTACATGGCTGAACGGCAGAAAACCAAGTTCAGCCGCGTATACGGCTACTGCGTCGCATCGATACTATTCATACATTTCTTCGTAAATATTACCATGGTCATGGGGTTGTTCCCTACCATTGGCGTACCGCTGCCGATGTTTTCTTATGGCGGCTCCGGGCTTTGGGGCTTTACGGTACTGATATTCATTTTCGTGAAAATGGACGCGAACAAAGTGAACGAGTGGTAA
- a CDS encoding peptidoglycan D,D-transpeptidase FtsI family protein — translation MRKVLLPTVIIIAGIMILARLFYLQLIDESLKLKSENISIKKKFDYPERGYIYDRNGKLLVANQPSYDIMVTPRNVKDIDTVEFCSLLNITKEDFIRILTKAKNYSPMLPSVFLPQLNKKEYAAFQEKQRKFPGFDIVKRSLRDYQVHVGANVFGSISQVNQKTIDNNPYYNSGDLIGIQGVEESYEKILRGVKGVKYRQMNKFNKDIGPYKEGRFDTISVRGEDITLSIDAILQQYGEELMINKRGGIVAIEPKTGEILTLVTAPSYDPALLVGRQRSRNYTMLWRDSIAKPLFDRGLLAQYAPGSPFKIMTGLVGLQEGVIDEQTTFMCHHGFSYARGRFMKCHGFGPHQLHNGIYNSCNAYFGNVYLRTINKYVKPAAAVDVWSKHVRSFGLGDFMGYDLPTGKRGRVPTSKTYKKMYPNGGWRATAIVSNAIGQGEVEATPIQLANMIAAVANQGYYYTPHIIKKIKGEKIDPKFTKKHVSTIDKKYFAPMISGLFDVYNFGTASALKVEGINICGKTGTAENFTRIGGKKIQLKDHSIFVAFAPMENPKIAIAVFVENGGFGATIAGPIASLMIEKYLRGKITRTDLEKRVLEKSLKSEYERFTKKSSDTLTNIKPEPIDSTQVDN, via the coding sequence ATGAGGAAAGTATTGCTGCCAACAGTCATTATCATTGCCGGAATCATGATCCTGGCACGTTTGTTTTATTTGCAATTGATTGATGAAAGCCTGAAACTCAAATCGGAAAACATTTCAATCAAGAAGAAATTCGACTATCCCGAACGCGGCTATATTTATGACCGGAACGGAAAATTGCTTGTGGCAAACCAACCTTCATACGACATCATGGTCACGCCAAGGAATGTCAAGGATATCGACACAGTGGAGTTTTGCAGCCTGCTCAACATCACCAAAGAGGATTTTATCAGGATATTGACTAAAGCCAAAAACTACAGCCCGATGCTCCCTTCGGTATTCCTTCCGCAACTCAATAAAAAAGAATATGCGGCATTCCAGGAAAAACAGCGTAAATTCCCAGGATTTGATATTGTAAAACGTTCACTTCGCGATTATCAGGTGCATGTCGGTGCCAATGTCTTTGGTTCCATTAGCCAGGTAAACCAAAAAACCATAGACAATAACCCATATTATAATTCGGGGGATTTGATTGGCATACAAGGCGTTGAGGAAAGTTATGAAAAGATACTGCGCGGTGTAAAAGGCGTAAAATACCGCCAGATGAATAAATTCAATAAAGACATCGGACCATATAAGGAAGGCCGTTTCGACACGATTTCGGTGCGCGGCGAAGACATTACACTGAGCATAGATGCCATCCTGCAGCAATATGGCGAAGAACTGATGATCAATAAGCGGGGCGGGATCGTAGCCATTGAACCAAAAACCGGAGAAATCCTGACGCTGGTTACAGCGCCGTCATATGACCCGGCCTTATTGGTGGGCCGGCAGCGTTCCAGGAATTACACGATGCTTTGGCGTGATTCGATAGCCAAGCCTTTATTTGACCGCGGGTTGCTGGCACAATATGCCCCCGGATCACCGTTTAAGATCATGACCGGCCTTGTCGGGTTACAGGAAGGTGTTATTGATGAGCAGACGACGTTTATGTGCCACCACGGATTCAGTTATGCCCGCGGGCGTTTTATGAAGTGCCACGGTTTCGGGCCACACCAATTGCACAATGGGATTTACAATTCTTGTAATGCCTATTTTGGGAATGTTTACCTGCGGACGATCAATAAATATGTAAAACCCGCAGCAGCAGTCGATGTCTGGAGTAAGCACGTCCGCAGTTTCGGATTGGGCGATTTCATGGGATACGACCTTCCTACCGGTAAACGCGGCAGGGTTCCTACTTCAAAAACCTACAAAAAAATGTATCCTAACGGCGGTTGGCGAGCCACAGCGATCGTTTCCAACGCAATCGGGCAGGGCGAAGTGGAAGCCACGCCGATACAACTCGCCAATATGATTGCGGCCGTAGCCAACCAGGGTTATTATTATACGCCCCACATCATCAAGAAGATCAAGGGTGAAAAAATCGATCCGAAGTTTACCAAAAAGCACGTCTCAACAATCGATAAGAAATATTTTGCACCGATGATTTCCGGGCTTTTCGATGTTTACAATTTCGGTACGGCGAGTGCGCTTAAAGTGGAAGGGATTAACATTTGCGGAAAAACAGGTACGGCAGAGAATTTTACGAGGATAGGCGGGAAAAAGATCCAGCTTAAGGACCACTCTATTTTCGTCGCTTTTGCACCGATGGAAAATCCGAAAATCGCGATTGCAGTGTTTGTGGAAAACGGCGGTTTCGGTGCGACGATTGCAGGCCCGATTGCAAGCCTGATGATAGAAAAATACCTGCGCGGCAAAATTACGCGTACAGATTTAGAGAAACGTGTACTCGAAAAGAGCCTGAAAAGCGAATACGAACGATTTACGAAGAAAAGTTCCGATACGCTTACAAATATTAAACCCGAACCGATCGATTCCACACAAGTCGACAACTAA
- a CDS encoding rod shape-determining protein MreD gives MNATVLLNIARFVLLLAAQVLIFNNMQFLGYINPYPYVLFLILYPVNGNRYGLLLSAFLLGILLDSFLNSGGVHTTACIALAYFRPAFFKFSFGVSYEYQTIKINDRLTPERFSFIAICVLLHHVILFILETFRFSFFFDIVFRTIFSSIFTILLCIIIIYIFKPNKR, from the coding sequence ATGAACGCTACGGTCTTATTAAATATCGCCCGTTTCGTATTGCTGCTCGCGGCCCAGGTGCTTATTTTCAATAATATGCAGTTTTTGGGCTACATCAATCCGTATCCCTATGTATTGTTCCTGATTTTGTATCCGGTAAACGGCAACCGTTATGGATTGCTTTTATCAGCTTTCCTGTTGGGCATATTATTGGATAGTTTCCTGAATTCAGGCGGCGTGCATACCACTGCATGTATTGCATTGGCATATTTCCGGCCTGCTTTCTTCAAATTTTCTTTCGGTGTAAGTTACGAATACCAGACCATCAAGATTAATGACCGCTTAACGCCTGAACGTTTTTCATTCATTGCGATTTGCGTGCTGCTGCACCATGTCATTTTGTTTATCCTGGAGACTTTCCGTTTCAGCTTCTTTTTTGACATTGTGTTCCGTACGATCTTCAGCAGTATTTTCACGATCCTGCTCTGTATCATCATCATTTATATCTTTAAACCGAATAAACGATGA
- the mreC gene encoding rod shape-determining protein MreC, whose translation MQQIFNFIFKNSYKLLFLLLLGISFSLTIQSHSYHKSKVISSANFLTGGVYERMNAISEYFNLKTRNEELAIENARLKSLLFNKADTTKTILPDTIKGVNKVNIVAVSKVIHNSFTMPENYLTLNSGSKEGIGVDMGVINDLGIVGLVEKTSAHYATVQSILNLNSKISAKIKKSNHFGTLSWNGKSTGYVQLTDVPRLAMIRKGDTIVTNSDSTIFPENIGIGTIYKIYTDDETNYYTLDVKLFNDMTNLGHVYIIDMKDKQEIQALQTKTQPAK comes from the coding sequence ATGCAGCAAATATTTAATTTTATATTTAAAAACAGCTACAAATTGCTGTTTTTGCTGCTTTTGGGAATTTCGTTTTCACTGACGATACAGTCGCATTCGTATCATAAAAGCAAGGTGATCTCTTCTGCTAATTTCCTGACCGGCGGCGTGTATGAACGCATGAACGCCATCAGCGAATATTTTAACCTTAAGACCCGGAATGAAGAACTTGCTATTGAAAATGCAAGATTAAAAAGCCTGCTGTTCAACAAAGCCGACACCACGAAAACCATCCTGCCTGACACCATCAAGGGCGTGAACAAAGTCAATATCGTTGCTGTTTCGAAAGTGATTCACAACTCCTTTACCATGCCCGAGAATTACCTCACACTGAATTCAGGAAGCAAGGAGGGTATAGGCGTGGATATGGGCGTGATCAATGACCTGGGCATTGTCGGACTGGTAGAAAAAACCTCAGCTCATTATGCCACTGTCCAGAGTATTCTGAACCTGAATTCGAAAATCAGCGCCAAGATTAAGAAATCGAATCACTTTGGAACTTTGTCATGGAATGGCAAAAGCACCGGATATGTACAACTCACCGATGTGCCGAGGCTGGCGATGATCCGCAAAGGAGACACCATCGTGACCAATTCGGATTCGACGATTTTCCCGGAAAATATCGGTATCGGCACCATTTATAAAATTTACACCGATGATGAGACGAATTATTACACACTGGATGTCAAGCTGTTCAATGACATGACCAATCTGGGCCACGTGTACATCATTGACATGAAAGACAAGCAAGAAATCCAGGCATTACAGACTAAAACCCAACCGGCCAAATGA
- a CDS encoding rod shape-determining protein: MGFFDFMTEDIAIDLGTANTLIIHNDKVVIDSPSIVARDRVSGKITHVGKEANLMQGKTHENIKTIRPLKDGVIADFEASEQMIKMFINSIPALKKRMFTPALRMVVCIPSGITEVEMRAVKESCERVNGKEVYLIHEPMAAAIGIGVDIMQPKGNMIVDIGGGTTEIAVIALAGIVCDKSVKIAGDVFTNDIIYYMRTQHNLFVGESTAEKIKIEIGAAIEDLESPPDDMSVQGRDLLTGKPKQVEVSYREIAKALDKSIQRIEDAVMETLSQTPPELAADIYNTGIYLAGGGSMLRGLDKRISQKTDLPVYIAEDPLRAVVRGTGIALKNITKFRSILIK, from the coding sequence ATGGGATTTTTTGATTTCATGACCGAGGATATCGCGATAGATCTCGGAACAGCCAACACGCTGATTATTCACAACGACAAAGTTGTGATTGACAGCCCCTCTATTGTAGCCCGCGATAGGGTTTCAGGAAAAATTACCCATGTGGGTAAGGAAGCCAACCTCATGCAGGGTAAGACACATGAAAACATCAAAACCATCAGGCCTTTAAAAGACGGGGTCATCGCTGATTTCGAAGCTTCGGAACAGATGATTAAAATGTTTATCAACAGTATTCCCGCATTGAAGAAAAGGATGTTCACCCCTGCCCTGCGCATGGTCGTCTGCATTCCTTCAGGAATCACTGAAGTGGAAATGCGCGCTGTAAAGGAATCCTGTGAGCGCGTAAACGGAAAAGAAGTATACCTGATCCATGAACCAATGGCTGCTGCTATTGGTATCGGAGTTGATATCATGCAGCCAAAAGGAAACATGATTGTCGATATCGGTGGTGGAACAACAGAAATTGCAGTCATTGCTTTGGCCGGTATCGTTTGCGACAAATCGGTGAAAATTGCAGGTGATGTTTTTACAAACGACATTATTTATTATATGCGTACGCAGCATAATCTTTTCGTTGGAGAAAGCACTGCAGAGAAAATCAAGATTGAAATCGGTGCCGCCATTGAAGACCTTGAAAGCCCACCGGATGATATGTCGGTACAGGGACGAGATCTTTTGACGGGAAAACCAAAGCAGGTCGAAGTGTCTTACCGCGAAATTGCAAAAGCACTCGATAAATCCATCCAGCGTATCGAAGATGCAGTAATGGAAACCTTATCGCAAACGCCACCGGAATTGGCAGCAGATATTTACAACACCGGAATTTACCTGGCCGGCGGTGGTTCGATGTTAAGAGGCCTTGACAAGAGGATTTCACAGAAAACCGACCTTCCTGTTTATATCGCGGAAGATCCGTTAAGGGCCGTGGTACGTGGCACCGGCATCGCTTTGAAGAACATTACCAAGTTCAGAAGCATCTTAATTAAATAG
- the purH gene encoding bifunctional phosphoribosylaminoimidazolecarboxamide formyltransferase/IMP cyclohydrolase translates to MNTTKTIKSALISVFSKDGLEPIVQKLHEQDVIIYSTGGTEDFIKNLGIPVVPVEEVTSYPSILGGRVKTLHPKVFGGILNRQDHEGDVQQMTEYNIPQIDLVIVDLYPFEKTVASGASEADIIEKIDIGGISLIRAAAKNFKDTVIVASMDDYSKLLELITNQNGATTLEDRKLLAAKAFHVSSHYDTAIFNYFNTDETILKQSISGGQILRYGENPHQKGWFFGDFDAMFKKLHGKELSYNNLLDVDAAVNLILEFKNDKPTFAILKHNNACGLATRSSMKAAYLDALAGDPTSAFGGVLIANGKIDGDTASEINKLFCEVVIAPAYDDKAISILSEKKNRIILILNDVDLPQQQLRTALNGVLVQDRNNITDNKEQLKTVTDTAPTAQQVDDLIFASKICKNTKSNTIVLAKDNTLIASGTGQTSRVDALKQAIEKANAFGFDLKNSVMASDAFFPFPDCVEIAYNAGITAVIQPGGSIKDELSINYCNENKVAMVFTGTRHFKH, encoded by the coding sequence ATGAACACCACAAAAACCATTAAATCCGCACTGATTTCCGTGTTTTCAAAAGACGGACTCGAACCGATTGTACAAAAACTACATGAGCAGGATGTCATCATTTATTCCACAGGCGGTACTGAGGATTTCATCAAAAACCTTGGCATCCCGGTCGTTCCGGTTGAAGAAGTAACTTCGTATCCTTCCATTTTGGGCGGGCGCGTAAAAACGCTGCACCCGAAAGTTTTCGGAGGCATCTTAAACCGCCAGGACCATGAAGGCGACGTGCAGCAAATGACTGAATATAACATTCCGCAGATTGATCTGGTGATTGTCGATTTATATCCGTTCGAAAAAACCGTCGCTTCGGGCGCTTCCGAAGCTGATATCATTGAGAAAATCGACATCGGTGGCATTTCACTGATCCGCGCTGCCGCGAAAAACTTCAAGGACACCGTCATCGTCGCTTCGATGGATGATTATTCAAAACTATTGGAACTGATTACAAACCAAAACGGCGCGACGACTTTGGAAGACAGGAAACTGTTGGCTGCAAAAGCGTTCCACGTTTCCTCGCATTACGATACGGCCATCTTTAATTATTTCAATACCGACGAAACCATCTTAAAGCAAAGCATTTCCGGTGGACAAATATTGCGCTACGGCGAAAATCCACACCAGAAAGGCTGGTTCTTCGGTGATTTTGACGCTATGTTTAAGAAACTCCATGGCAAGGAGTTGTCCTACAACAACCTGCTGGATGTTGATGCGGCGGTAAACCTGATTTTGGAATTCAAAAACGACAAACCGACTTTTGCCATTTTAAAGCACAATAACGCTTGCGGACTCGCCACAAGAAGTTCCATGAAAGCGGCTTATCTCGATGCTTTGGCGGGCGACCCTACTTCCGCATTCGGTGGTGTTTTGATCGCAAACGGGAAAATCGATGGGGATACTGCTTCCGAAATCAACAAGCTTTTCTGCGAAGTCGTGATTGCGCCTGCTTATGACGATAAAGCCATTTCCATTTTGTCCGAAAAGAAAAACCGTATCATCTTAATCTTAAACGATGTGGATTTGCCGCAACAACAGCTGCGCACAGCATTAAACGGCGTTTTAGTGCAGGACCGTAACAACATCACCGACAATAAAGAACAACTAAAAACCGTTACAGATACAGCACCGACCGCGCAACAGGTTGACGATTTGATTTTCGCTTCTAAAATCTGCAAGAATACCAAATCCAACACCATCGTTTTAGCAAAAGACAACACATTGATTGCTTCAGGAACTGGACAAACCTCAAGGGTCGATGCTTTAAAACAGGCCATTGAAAAAGCAAATGCGTTTGGGTTTGACTTGAAAAATTCGGTGATGGCCAGCGATGCTTTCTTTCCGTTTCCGGATTGTGTCGAGATTGCGTACAATGCGGGAATAACCGCTGTAATTCAGCCTGGTGGCTCGATAAAAGACGAACTGAGCATCAATTATTGCAATGAAAATAAAGTTGCGATGGTATTTACCGGAACCCGTCATTTCAAACATTAA
- a CDS encoding ABC transporter permease — protein sequence MIVYLRLLSESFSFAMNALRNNKLRTFLSLLGVTIGIFSIIAVLAAVDSLDRKITKDLSSLDKNTIYLFNDSFAPTDVPQWKKNQFPNMKYEEYLYLKGAMSHLDQMGYQIFTKPETLKYDSKTMSSINIVPVSYEFIDIQGLEFQSGRFYNEAESTSGARVVVIGDEIAQTFFGNGDPIGKGIRMYGQRFTVIGVLKKQGSGESMGPSNDISAFIPVNFLRRLYSESNRMLTNVIIVKPVKGVDMDAFKAELSQKLRNFRGMKAGDEDDFFINVFSGLTNFIDNIIRQMNIAGWIISIFSLLVGGFGVANIMFVSVKERTNLIGIQKSLGAKNKFILFQFLFEAIILCVIGGIIGMCLVYVVMLVLTKVLDFEFVLGLGNVMLGTGLAAGIGLISGLLPAISASRLDPVEAIRSGM from the coding sequence ATGATTGTTTATTTACGCCTGCTCAGTGAAAGTTTCAGTTTTGCGATGAATGCGCTGCGGAATAATAAACTCCGCACATTTCTCTCTTTATTAGGTGTAACCATCGGGATTTTCTCCATTATAGCGGTGCTCGCGGCAGTAGATTCCCTGGACAGGAAAATTACGAAAGATTTGAGCAGCCTTGATAAGAATACGATTTACCTGTTCAACGATTCTTTCGCGCCGACCGATGTGCCGCAATGGAAAAAGAACCAGTTCCCGAACATGAAATACGAGGAATACCTTTACCTGAAAGGCGCGATGAGCCACCTCGACCAGATGGGTTACCAGATTTTTACCAAGCCGGAAACCTTGAAATATGATTCGAAAACCATGTCTTCCATCAATATCGTGCCTGTGTCTTATGAATTTATTGATATACAGGGATTGGAATTTCAAAGCGGGCGTTTTTATAACGAAGCCGAATCGACTTCGGGCGCGCGCGTTGTGGTGATTGGGGATGAGATTGCGCAGACGTTCTTTGGAAATGGGGATCCGATCGGGAAGGGAATCCGGATGTACGGACAGCGTTTTACGGTAATCGGGGTATTGAAAAAGCAGGGTTCAGGAGAAAGCATGGGGCCGAGCAATGATATTTCTGCATTTATTCCGGTAAATTTTCTGAGAAGATTGTACAGCGAAAGCAACAGGATGCTGACCAATGTCATTATCGTAAAGCCGGTAAAAGGCGTCGATATGGATGCGTTCAAGGCGGAACTTTCGCAAAAACTCCGCAATTTTCGCGGGATGAAGGCCGGTGATGAAGATGATTTCTTTATCAACGTTTTTTCGGGGCTTACAAACTTCATTGACAACATTATCAGGCAGATGAATATCGCGGGGTGGATCATCAGTATTTTTTCGTTGCTGGTGGGCGGTTTTGGAGTCGCCAATATTATGTTCGTTTCGGTAAAGGAGCGTACGAACCTGATCGGAATCCAGAAATCATTAGGCGCCAAGAATAAGTTTATTTTGTTCCAATTCCTTTTTGAAGCTATTATTTTATGTGTGATTGGCGGAATAATCGGAATGTGCCTTGTATATGTCGTGATGCTGGTGTTGACCAAAGTGCTTGACTTCGAATTTGTGCTTGGCCTGGGAAATGTAATGTTAGGGACCGGGCTCGCCGCCGGAATAGGATTGATATCGGGCTTGTTGCCGGCGATTTCGGCTTCGCGACTGGATCCGGTGGAAGCGATCCGGAGCGGAATGTAA
- a CDS encoding sodium-translocating pyrophosphatase has translation MDSMMIYLPIVMAVIGLLFMWAKRAWVLKQDAGDGKMKEISDYIYEGALAFLKAEYKLLAIFVVVASAALAGITLIDGVKTHYLIVVAFIFGAIFSALAGNMGMKIATKTNVRTTQAARTSLPQALKVSFGGGTVMGLGVAGLAVLGLTTFFIIFYQLFMGGVWTDTEGMTVVLETLAGFSLGAESIALFARVGGGIYTKAADVGADLVGKVEAGIPEDDPRNPATIADNVGDNVGDVAGMGADLFGSYVATVLAAMVLGNYVIKDMGGSIADAFGGIGPILLPMAIAGFGILFSIIGTMLVKISSNDAKEKQVQGALNIGNWVSIVLTAISCFFLVRYMLPETMKMTFFGEGLQDISSMRVFYATIVGLIVGGTISSVTEYYTGLGTKPVLAIVQKSSTGAGTNVIAGLATGMISTFPTVLLFAGAIWGSYALAGFYGVALAASAMMATTAMQLAIDAFGPISDNAGGIAEMSELPKEVRTRTDILDSVGNTTAATGKGFAIASAALTSLALFAAYVTFTGIDGINIFKAPVLAMLFVGGMIPVVFSALAMNSVGKAAMDMVYEVRRQFKEIPGIMAGTGKPEYGKCVEISTKAALREMMLPGIMTIGFPIAIVLLGKLVYADNNQLIAEMLGGYMAGVTVSGVLWAVFQNNAGGAWDNAKKSFEAGVMINGEMTYKGSDAHKAAVTGDTVGDPFKDTSGPSMNILIKLTCLIGLVIAPILGSGSHTATAKTASCCEVSSGKCMSMSKEECVAKGCTNPTCEHMTAAATTEIKHDVKKQISVDKNSTNGVVRAIVSVTTVTDGGAPVEDKKEFTGTMEEVDAQIAEFRKANE, from the coding sequence ATGGATTCAATGATGATCTATTTGCCAATAGTAATGGCAGTTATCGGGCTTCTGTTCATGTGGGCCAAAAGAGCCTGGGTGTTGAAACAAGATGCCGGAGATGGTAAAATGAAAGAAATTTCAGATTACATTTATGAAGGCGCACTCGCTTTCCTTAAAGCTGAATACAAACTTCTTGCGATTTTCGTGGTTGTTGCAAGTGCCGCTTTAGCCGGAATTACTTTAATTGACGGCGTTAAAACACATTACTTAATCGTTGTTGCATTCATTTTCGGTGCTATTTTCTCTGCTTTGGCCGGGAACATGGGGATGAAAATCGCTACAAAAACTAACGTAAGGACGACACAGGCCGCCCGTACAAGCCTTCCACAGGCATTAAAAGTGTCTTTCGGCGGTGGTACTGTTATGGGTCTTGGCGTTGCTGGTCTTGCGGTTTTAGGATTGACAACGTTTTTCATCATTTTCTACCAGCTTTTTATGGGCGGTGTATGGACTGATACTGAAGGCATGACCGTTGTTTTGGAAACACTTGCCGGTTTCTCCCTTGGAGCGGAATCCATCGCATTGTTTGCCCGTGTTGGTGGTGGTATTTATACCAAAGCTGCTGACGTTGGTGCTGACCTTGTAGGTAAGGTGGAAGCTGGAATTCCGGAAGATGATCCGCGTAACCCTGCTACTATCGCTGATAACGTAGGTGATAACGTAGGTGACGTTGCCGGAATGGGTGCCGATTTGTTCGGTTCTTATGTAGCGACCGTTTTGGCTGCCATGGTTCTTGGAAACTATGTCATTAAAGATATGGGTGGAAGTATTGCTGATGCTTTCGGCGGAATCGGGCCAATCTTGTTGCCAATGGCGATTGCCGGTTTCGGAATCCTTTTCTCTATCATTGGAACGATGTTGGTGAAAATCAGCAGCAATGACGCAAAAGAAAAACAAGTACAGGGAGCACTGAATATCGGGAACTGGGTTTCTATCGTATTGACCGCCATTTCCTGTTTCTTCCTTGTAAGATATATGTTGCCTGAAACGATGAAGATGACTTTCTTTGGTGAAGGCCTTCAGGATATCTCGTCAATGCGTGTATTTTATGCTACTATCGTTGGATTGATTGTAGGGGGAACCATTTCTTCCGTAACAGAATATTACACAGGGCTGGGCACAAAACCGGTTTTGGCCATCGTACAAAAATCATCTACAGGTGCAGGAACCAACGTAATTGCTGGTTTGGCTACAGGTATGATTTCAACATTCCCAACCGTACTTTTATTTGCAGGTGCTATCTGGGGATCTTATGCATTGGCAGGCTTCTACGGAGTGGCTTTGGCAGCTTCTGCGATGATGGCTACAACGGCCATGCAGTTGGCTATCGATGCTTTCGGACCAATCTCTGACAACGCCGGTGGTATCGCTGAAATGAGCGAATTGCCAAAAGAAGTACGTACAAGGACAGACATTTTGGATTCCGTTGGAAACACAACTGCAGCAACCGGTAAAGGTTTTGCAATCGCTTCTGCTGCATTGACCTCATTGGCCTTATTCGCTGCCTATGTGACTTTCACAGGCATCGACGGGATCAACATCTTCAAAGCACCGGTATTGGCGATGCTTTTCGTAGGAGGCATGATTCCTGTGGTATTCTCTGCTTTGGCAATGAACTCCGTTGGAAAAGCCGCTATGGATATGGTTTATGAAGTGCGTCGCCAGTTCAAGGAAATCCCGGGTATTATGGCCGGAACAGGAAAACCTGAATATGGCAAATGTGTTGAGATCTCTACAAAAGCCGCGCTTCGTGAAATGATGTTGCCAGGAATCATGACCATCGGTTTCCCGATTGCGATCGTTTTACTTGGAAAATTAGTTTACGCTGACAACAACCAACTGATTGCTGAAATGCTTGGTGGTTATATGGCCGGTGTGACCGTTTCAGGGGTACTTTGGGCTGTGTTCCAGAACAATGCCGGTGGCGCCTGGGATAATGCTAAAAAATCTTTCGAAGCTGGCGTGATGATCAACGGCGAGATGACTTACAAAGGATCTGACGCACACAAAGCAGCCGTAACCGGAGATACCGTTGGTGATCCATTTAAAGACACTTCAGGTCCATCGATGAACATCCTTATCAAACTGACATGCCTTATCGGTCTGGTTATCGCTCCTATTTTGGGATCAGGAAGCCACACTGCTACTGCAAAAACGGCTTCATGTTGCGAGGTTTCTTCAGGAAAATGTATGTCGATGTCTAAAGAAGAATGTGTGGCTAAAGGTTGTACAAACCCAACCTGCGAACATATGACTGCAGCTGCAACGACTGAAATCAAGCATGACGTTAAGAAACAGATTTCTGTAGATAAAAATTCAACCAATGGCGTAGTGAGAGCTATCGTAAGCGTGACTACCGTTACAGACGGTGGCGCTCCGGTTGAAGACAAAAAAGAATTTACAGGCACTATGGAAGAGGTTGATGCACAAATCGCCGAATTCAGGAAAGCCAATGAATAG